From one Luteolibacter sp. SL250 genomic stretch:
- a CDS encoding metallophosphoesterase family protein yields MRIAIFGDIHANLEALEAVLEDARAQGTTDYVCMGDIVGYNADPAACLEIVKEMNCPVIKGNHDEDASGEHSLESMNPVAAAALEWTRAQLSEEQRQWLRRLRMVRQVADFTIVHATLDQPANWNYVTNRFDAMSNFSYQFTQLCFHGHTHVPRVYVKSDKVHEVPAESIAIEPNSKYFINVGSVGQPRDGDWRACYAIYDIDHNLVVFRRVEYDIKKTQEKILAAGLPEMLAERLADGR; encoded by the coding sequence ATGCGGATCGCGATATTCGGTGACATTCACGCCAACCTGGAGGCTCTCGAAGCCGTTCTCGAGGACGCACGCGCCCAAGGCACCACCGACTATGTCTGCATGGGGGACATCGTCGGCTACAATGCGGACCCGGCGGCCTGCCTGGAGATCGTGAAGGAGATGAACTGCCCGGTCATCAAGGGCAACCACGATGAGGACGCCTCCGGGGAACATTCCCTGGAAAGCATGAACCCGGTGGCCGCCGCCGCGCTGGAATGGACACGCGCCCAGCTTTCCGAAGAACAACGCCAGTGGCTGCGCCGCCTGCGCATGGTCCGCCAGGTCGCGGACTTCACCATCGTCCACGCCACCCTCGACCAACCGGCGAACTGGAACTACGTGACCAACCGGTTCGACGCCATGTCGAACTTTTCCTACCAGTTCACCCAGCTCTGCTTCCACGGCCACACCCATGTCCCGCGGGTCTACGTGAAGTCGGACAAGGTCCACGAGGTCCCCGCCGAGTCCATCGCCATCGAGCCGAACTCGAAGTACTTCATCAACGTCGGCTCCGTCGGCCAGCCGCGCGACGGAGACTGGCGCGCCTGCTACGCCATCTACGACATCGACCACAACCTGGTCGTCTTCCGCAGGGTGGAGTATGACATCAAGAAGACGCAGGAGAAAATCCTCGCCGCCGGCCTGCCGGAGATGCTCGCGGAGCGGCTTGCGGACGGGCGGTGA
- a CDS encoding ABC transporter ATP-binding protein yields MSDPTPAVEIRDLVKDFKTSFRRQMLRAVDGVSIRIMPGEVYGLIGPNGSGKSTTMKALLGLVAPTSGSCSIFGKDSLKTDSRHDVGFLPENPYFYKHLSGAETLRFYGKLCGLKGKELEDRIGHLLALVDLEGARDRRIGGYSKGMLQRIGLAQAMVQRPRLLILDEPTAGVDPLGSRQIRDLIFKLREQGITVFLCSHLLEQVQEVCDHVGMIFRGKIVRAGRLEDLIAIEEQTEIILQDAPAELIGEIRALVERSGSAKLVRTGKPRTTLERLFLQETSRDDK; encoded by the coding sequence ATGTCCGACCCCACGCCCGCCGTCGAAATCCGTGATCTGGTGAAGGATTTCAAGACCTCCTTCCGCCGCCAGATGCTGCGCGCCGTGGACGGCGTCTCCATCCGCATCATGCCTGGCGAGGTATATGGCCTCATCGGCCCCAACGGATCAGGGAAATCCACCACCATGAAGGCGTTGCTGGGGCTGGTGGCGCCAACATCCGGCAGTTGCTCCATCTTCGGCAAAGATTCGCTCAAGACCGACTCCCGCCATGACGTGGGCTTCCTGCCGGAGAACCCCTATTTCTACAAGCACCTCAGCGGCGCCGAAACACTCCGCTTCTATGGCAAGCTGTGCGGGCTGAAAGGGAAGGAACTGGAGGACCGCATCGGCCATCTGCTGGCGCTGGTGGACCTGGAGGGGGCGCGGGACCGCAGGATCGGCGGATACTCGAAGGGCATGCTCCAGCGCATCGGCCTGGCGCAGGCGATGGTGCAGCGTCCACGCCTGCTGATCCTGGACGAGCCGACCGCCGGGGTGGACCCGCTGGGTTCCCGGCAGATCCGCGACCTCATTTTCAAGCTGCGGGAACAGGGCATCACCGTCTTCCTCTGCTCCCACCTGCTGGAACAGGTGCAGGAGGTCTGCGACCACGTGGGGATGATCTTCCGCGGAAAGATCGTCCGTGCCGGACGGTTGGAGGATCTCATCGCCATCGAGGAGCAGACGGAGATCATCCTGCAGGACGCTCCGGCGGAACTCATCGGGGAAATCCGCGCGCTGGTGGAACGCTCCGGCTCCGCAAAACTGGTCCGCACCGGCAAGCCCCGCACCACCCTCGAACGCCTGTTCCTCCAGGAAACTTCCCGCGACGACAAATGA